The genomic region CTCTCGCGGCTCCAAGCCGAAATCGGAATGGCGCATCGGCACCGAGCACGAGAAGTTCACCTTCTATCGCGACGGTTTCAAACCTGTACCGTATGAGGGCGAGAACGGCATCGGCGCGCTGCTCGACAAGGTCCAGACCGAAACCGCCTGGCTGCCGTATTACGATCGCGACAAGGTGATCGGGCTCAACAATCCTCTGGGCGGCGGCGCCATCTCGCTCGAGCCGGGCGGCCAGTTCGAGCTTTCGGGCGCTCCGCTCGAAACCATCCACCAGACTTGCACCGAAGCCAACGAGCACTTGAAGCTTCTGCGCAAGTTCACCGAGCCCATGGGGATCGATTTCCTCGGCATCGGGGTGACGCCCACCTGGACGCTCGACGAAATCCCCGCCATGCCCAAATCGCGTTACGGCATCATGAAGCCCTATATGGAAAAGGTGGGCACGCTGGGCACCTCGATGATGTTCCGCTCGGCCACAGTGCAGGTCAATCTCGACTTCGCCTCGGAAGCCGATATGGTCAAAAAGCTCCGCGTCAGCCTGGCGCTGCAGCCGATCGCCACGGCGCTTTTCGCCAATTCGCCTTTCCTTGAGGGCAAGCCCAACGGTTTGCTGTCGTTCCGGTCGCACATCTGGCTCAACACCGACAATGACCGCACCGGCATGCTGCCCTTCGCCTTCGAAGACGGCATGGGGTTCGAGCGCTATGTGGATTATGCCCTCGACGTGCCGATGTATTTCGTCATCCGCAACGGGCAGTACATCAACTGCGCCGGGGAAAGCTTCCGAGCCTTCCTCGATGGCAAGCTGCCTCAGCTTCCGGGCGAAAAGCCCACGCTCAAGGATTGGGAAGACCACCTTTCGACGCTCTTTCCCGAAG from Pelagibacterium sp. 26DY04 harbors:
- a CDS encoding glutamate--cysteine ligase, whose translation is MAEKPSPTIESRSQLIEAISRGSKPKSEWRIGTEHEKFTFYRDGFKPVPYEGENGIGALLDKVQTETAWLPYYDRDKVIGLNNPLGGGAISLEPGGQFELSGAPLETIHQTCTEANEHLKLLRKFTEPMGIDFLGIGVTPTWTLDEIPAMPKSRYGIMKPYMEKVGTLGTSMMFRSATVQVNLDFASEADMVKKLRVSLALQPIATALFANSPFLEGKPNGLLSFRSHIWLNTDNDRTGMLPFAFEDGMGFERYVDYALDVPMYFVIRNGQYINCAGESFRAFLDGKLPQLPGEKPTLKDWEDHLSTLFPEVRMKQYLEMRGADGAPWQGICALPAFWVGLLYDDTALDAAWDLVKDWTEEERQALRLGVPKTALKTPFRDGTVFEIAREAVAIARAGLKARDKHNWEGADEAVFLKPLDYTLEVGETPAERLLDLYHGEWKGDISRVFSDYGMARAA